Proteins co-encoded in one Acidobacteriota bacterium genomic window:
- a CDS encoding M1 family metallopeptidase, whose protein sequence is MKLRKHKRALTLCLIVVWLGVNAAPATANKELPGIASYKIEAQLQLDEQQHPTKLDGREQLTWRNDSPDTIYELQLHLYLNAFKNQRSTFFKESGGQLRGDQFEGGQWGWIDVNELKIAGGADLTKQIQFIHPDDDNAEDQTVIRVPLAKPLRPGATSTLDIRFTAKLPRVFARTGYWGQFALVGQWFPKIGVWEKVGERRRTVAGWNCHQFHANSEFYADFGNYDVTLTVPAIYKGKVGATGQQQSEQVNADGTVTYRFAQDSVHDFAWTLDPGYVVVKRAFKAAEWVKPAELEAMAQRLRLPVDAVKLRDVEGTLLIQPEHAYQTERHFKAACNAIKYYGLWYGAYPYATLTIVDPPFNANGASGMEYPTFITAGTEWWLTPREQTPETVIVHEFGHQFWYGLVASNEFEESWLDEGFNTYSEGKTLGRVYGSNWLSFKYNGVPLFDFPVELPHPYDNRLGVFVEKFNDPILTPAWKYFNDFSYGLNSYPRTGLTLVTLENYLGEDVMARVMREYATKWRYRHPTSQDFFDTASAVAGQDLSWFFEQFVKGTQTLDYEVADYKSARPALKLGLYDKDGQKTEVKDGDTKAGEQQPFENEVSVRRTGEAWFPVELLVKLKDGHKVFFKPAGVHNNAVEYQATNDGDGKQWPERWPLNDRWKKFKFATAAEIQTVRLDPNNKVQLDANLTNNGKTETAAIGAAVRWTAGVTFWLQTFMQALAALS, encoded by the coding sequence ATGAAACTACGCAAACACAAGCGCGCGCTAACACTTTGTTTGATTGTTGTCTGGCTGGGTGTCAACGCCGCACCCGCAACCGCCAACAAAGAGCTACCGGGCATTGCCAGCTACAAGATTGAGGCCCAGCTTCAATTGGATGAGCAGCAACATCCGACAAAGTTGGATGGGCGCGAGCAATTGACCTGGCGCAACGACTCGCCCGACACCATCTATGAATTGCAGCTCCACCTTTACCTGAACGCCTTCAAAAATCAGCGCAGCACCTTCTTCAAAGAATCGGGCGGCCAGTTGCGCGGTGATCAATTCGAGGGGGGTCAGTGGGGTTGGATTGATGTCAACGAACTGAAAATCGCGGGCGGCGCGGACTTGACCAAGCAAATTCAATTCATCCATCCCGACGATGACAATGCCGAAGATCAGACCGTGATCCGCGTACCGTTGGCGAAACCGCTGAGGCCGGGCGCGACGTCGACACTGGACATTCGTTTCACCGCCAAATTGCCGCGCGTGTTTGCGCGCACCGGCTATTGGGGCCAGTTCGCGCTAGTGGGGCAATGGTTCCCCAAGATTGGCGTCTGGGAAAAAGTAGGCGAACGGCGGCGCACGGTCGCGGGTTGGAACTGCCATCAGTTTCATGCGAACAGCGAGTTCTATGCCGACTTTGGCAATTACGATGTGACGCTGACGGTGCCTGCAATTTACAAAGGCAAGGTCGGCGCGACGGGCCAGCAACAAAGCGAACAGGTGAATGCCGACGGCACTGTGACGTATCGCTTCGCGCAAGACAGCGTGCACGATTTTGCGTGGACGCTCGATCCGGGTTACGTCGTCGTCAAGCGCGCGTTCAAAGCGGCTGAATGGGTGAAGCCCGCCGAGTTGGAAGCGATGGCGCAACGGCTGAGGCTGCCGGTGGATGCAGTGAAACTGCGCGACGTCGAAGGCACGTTGCTGATTCAACCAGAGCACGCTTATCAAACCGAGCGGCATTTCAAGGCGGCCTGCAACGCCATCAAGTATTACGGCCTGTGGTATGGCGCTTATCCTTACGCGACGCTGACGATTGTTGATCCGCCCTTCAACGCGAACGGCGCGAGCGGAATGGAATATCCGACCTTCATCACGGCGGGCACCGAGTGGTGGCTGACGCCGCGTGAGCAAACGCCAGAGACCGTCATCGTACACGAGTTCGGCCATCAGTTTTGGTACGGGCTGGTCGCCTCGAACGAGTTTGAAGAGTCGTGGCTGGACGAAGGCTTCAACACTTATTCAGAGGGCAAAACGTTGGGCCGCGTCTATGGCAGCAATTGGCTGTCGTTCAAATACAACGGTGTGCCGCTCTTTGATTTCCCGGTCGAATTGCCGCACCCGTATGACAACCGGCTCGGTGTGTTCGTGGAGAAATTCAATGATCCGATCCTGACGCCCGCATGGAAGTATTTCAATGATTTCAGCTACGGGTTGAATTCTTATCCGCGCACGGGGCTGACGCTGGTGACGCTGGAAAACTATTTGGGCGAAGACGTGATGGCGCGCGTGATGCGCGAATACGCGACGAAATGGCGCTATCGCCATCCGACGTCGCAGGACTTTTTCGACACGGCCAGCGCGGTCGCCGGACAGGATTTGAGCTGGTTCTTCGAGCAATTCGTCAAAGGCACGCAGACGCTGGATTATGAAGTCGCCGATTACAAGAGCGCGCGGCCTGCGCTCAAACTTGGTCTTTACGACAAGGATGGTCAGAAGACCGAAGTCAAAGACGGCGACACCAAGGCTGGCGAACAGCAGCCGTTTGAGAATGAGGTCAGCGTGCGACGCACCGGCGAAGCCTGGTTCCCTGTTGAATTGCTGGTCAAGCTGAAAGATGGGCACAAAGTCTTTTTCAAACCGGCTGGGGTACACAACAACGCTGTCGAATATCAGGCCACCAATGACGGCGACGGCAAACAATGGCCGGAGCGTTGGCCGCTGAATGACCGCTGGAAGAAATTCAAATTTGCGACCGCAGCCGAAATTCAAACGGTGCGACTCGACCCCAACAACAAAGTTCAACTCGACGCCAACCTGACCAACAACGGCAAAACCGAGACAGCCGCCATCGGCGCGGCGGTGCGCTGGACGGCGGGCGTGACGTTCTGGCTGCAAACATTCATGCAAGCGCTGGCCGCGCTGAGTTGA
- a CDS encoding carboxypeptidase regulatory-like domain-containing protein, with product MEFSEDVAKTTIGRVAGFHDSGDKLWALSGGPDGVMGVGFAYSTDAGKSWRPRPQINDNIRAQIAAPGYLLRATPNGVMRSADEWETAEAFNQGLTTATGRPPASVNALVSNSAKLFAGTEEQGVYAAPAAATRQSSVWTRAANRGLAQGSVRALAFKDSMLLAGTKDSGVFASENNGGDWQAMNAGMSAQPVTDVLAGPNDLWAATKGAGVFCSNDNGKSWKAVNHGLESLQVNDLTLHEYKLVAATDAGVFVSPDAGQNWTALNNGLPTKEVTAVFAMGSKLFAGTVDGRILFYNTAPEPAPSPTPKPSVTPLPRETPTPTPTPRPTPTPEPTPAVWPFYHVLGRVVDQRGQGLANVTVTASAAADNPVGSAQTDRGGYYNLRLTTGGTYRIAPPAAGPRRNYTTYYANPGFVVVPELRQDQTANFAYSLTTPWTPPQ from the coding sequence ATGGAGTTTTCAGAAGACGTCGCCAAAACGACGATTGGCCGCGTGGCGGGTTTCCACGACAGCGGCGACAAGCTGTGGGCATTGAGTGGCGGGCCGGATGGAGTGATGGGTGTAGGCTTCGCTTATTCGACCGACGCGGGCAAATCGTGGAGGCCGCGCCCGCAAATCAACGACAACATCCGCGCCCAAATCGCCGCGCCCGGTTATCTGTTGCGCGCGACACCCAACGGCGTCATGCGTTCAGCGGATGAGTGGGAAACAGCAGAGGCCTTCAATCAGGGCTTGACGACAGCCACCGGACGCCCACCCGCCAGCGTCAACGCGCTCGTCAGCAATTCCGCCAAACTCTTTGCGGGCACCGAAGAGCAAGGCGTATATGCCGCGCCAGCTGCGGCCACCCGCCAAAGTTCAGTTTGGACACGCGCTGCCAATCGCGGCCTCGCGCAAGGCAGCGTGCGCGCATTGGCCTTCAAAGATTCCATGCTGCTGGCGGGCACCAAAGACAGCGGCGTCTTTGCTTCGGAAAACAACGGCGGCGACTGGCAGGCCATGAATGCGGGCATGAGTGCGCAGCCTGTGACCGACGTGCTGGCCGGGCCGAATGATTTGTGGGCGGCGACCAAAGGCGCGGGCGTGTTTTGCTCCAACGACAATGGCAAGAGTTGGAAAGCCGTCAATCACGGTCTCGAAAGTTTGCAAGTCAACGATCTGACCTTGCACGAATACAAGCTGGTCGCAGCCACCGACGCGGGCGTCTTCGTTTCGCCGGATGCCGGGCAGAACTGGACGGCGCTCAACAACGGTTTGCCCACCAAAGAAGTCACAGCCGTTTTTGCCATGGGCAGCAAGCTGTTTGCGGGCACGGTGGATGGGCGGATTCTGTTTTACAACACCGCGCCGGAGCCAGCGCCTTCACCAACGCCCAAACCCAGCGTGACGCCGTTGCCGCGCGAGACGCCCACACCCACGCCGACGCCTCGGCCTACACCGACGCCAGAGCCTACGCCAGCGGTCTGGCCGTTCTATCACGTGCTGGGCCGCGTGGTGGATCAACGTGGGCAGGGATTGGCGAATGTAACGGTCACCGCCAGCGCTGCCGCCGACAACCCCGTCGGCAGCGCGCAAACGGATCGCGGCGGCTATTACAACTTGCGGCTGACGACGGGGGGAACCTATCGCATCGCCCCGCCCGCCGCTGGGCCGCGCAGGAATTACACGACCTACTATGCCAATCCGGGGTTCGTGGTGGTGCCTGAGTTACGGCAGGATCAGACGGCGAATTTTGCGTATTCACTGACTACGCCGTGGACGCCGCCGCAATAA
- a CDS encoding GNAT family N-acetyltransferase, giving the protein MKSLTGSLFLASYEDAAADTTAQLQVIECASDLARLADGWHALESSEGSPTQHFIWAQAYHQTYGQEAQVQVLTIGPANAPEALAPLVRRPGVLPRLELLGVHELCEPLDLLFDGQDALDALAEGLINLGQPLWLERLPADSPVITALERAYHRRGLVHRSAAESYPRIPLDRSWREPESHFNAGRRSDFRRAQRKAAEQGGLSFEVLAPTPAELAPLLAEAYRVEAACWKGAEQSALACDVKRGEFFRHYTVAAAERGILRLCFMRLDGQAVAMQLAVECGQRFWLLKIGYDEAYARCSPGTLLMLHTLRYAAERGLAAYEFLGASQPWTHTWTDVHQQCVSLRAYPQKAGALATLVCDGARHAGIQLQKKLGKQA; this is encoded by the coding sequence ATGAAGTCACTCACCGGCAGTTTATTTTTGGCTTCGTATGAGGACGCAGCCGCAGACACGACAGCCCAATTGCAGGTCATCGAATGCGCAAGCGACCTAGCGCGGTTAGCCGACGGGTGGCACGCGCTGGAATCCAGCGAGGGTAGCCCGACACAACATTTCATCTGGGCGCAGGCTTATCACCAGACTTACGGGCAGGAAGCGCAGGTGCAGGTGCTGACCATCGGTCCAGCCAATGCGCCCGAAGCGCTGGCGCCGTTGGTGCGACGGCCTGGGGTATTGCCACGGCTAGAATTGCTAGGCGTGCACGAACTGTGCGAACCGCTCGATTTGCTCTTTGACGGGCAGGATGCGCTGGATGCGCTGGCCGAGGGGCTGATCAATTTGGGGCAGCCGCTCTGGCTGGAACGCCTGCCCGCCGATTCGCCGGTGATTACAGCGTTGGAGCGCGCCTACCACAGGCGCGGGCTGGTGCATCGTTCGGCGGCGGAAAGTTATCCGCGCATTCCGCTCGACCGCAGTTGGCGCGAACCCGAAAGCCATTTCAATGCTGGACGCCGCTCCGACTTTCGCCGCGCGCAGCGCAAGGCGGCTGAACAGGGCGGACTGAGCTTTGAAGTTTTAGCGCCCACACCGGCCGAACTCGCACCGTTGCTGGCCGAGGCCTATCGCGTCGAAGCCGCTTGCTGGAAAGGCGCGGAGCAGTCGGCGCTGGCGTGTGATGTCAAGCGCGGCGAATTTTTCCGGCATTACACGGTGGCGGCGGCTGAACGCGGCATCCTGCGGCTGTGCTTTATGCGGTTGGACGGGCAGGCCGTGGCGATGCAGTTGGCGGTTGAGTGCGGCCAGCGCTTCTGGCTGCTGAAAATCGGCTATGACGAGGCGTATGCCCGCTGTTCGCCGGGCACGCTGCTGATGCTGCATACGTTGCGCTATGCGGCGGAACGTGGTTTGGCGGCGTATGAATTTTTAGGCGCGTCGCAACCGTGGACGCATACGTGGACGGATGTGCATCAGCAATGCGTATCGTTGCGGGCTTATCCGCAAAAGGCTGGCGCATTGGCGACGCTGGTTTGCGACGGCGCACGCCACGCCGGCATCCAGTTGCAGAAAAAACTGGGCAAACAGGCATGA
- a CDS encoding proline dehydrogenase, translated as MTRNLHQPLWRKALWAGWQRLAHFAGRRYIAGATVAEAVQTSRQLAGQNFASTICYWNGEQDAPALVAQHYLDILNELSAAQPDSYLSIKATALHYSREWLNEIAARAAAANVRLHFDAMWPDSAEPTLALMEELRARQTNLSCTLPGRWQRSLTDAARINEWQIPVRVVKGQWADPEHPDIDLRAGYLAVIERLAGRAAHVAVATHDHELAAMALERLIKAGTSCELELLFGLPTRAVLRVARSAGVPVRIYVPYGAAWAPYCLSQARRNPRILWWVLRDATLGRAATMMETAYGTRVRTAASVQSRP; from the coding sequence ATGACCCGCAACTTGCATCAACCTCTTTGGCGCAAAGCACTCTGGGCGGGCTGGCAACGGCTGGCCCATTTCGCCGGACGCCGCTACATTGCGGGCGCGACCGTCGCCGAGGCCGTGCAAACCAGCCGCCAATTGGCGGGGCAAAACTTCGCCAGCACGATTTGTTATTGGAATGGCGAGCAAGATGCGCCCGCATTGGTCGCGCAGCATTACCTCGACATTTTGAATGAACTCAGCGCAGCCCAGCCCGATAGCTACCTCTCGATCAAAGCCACTGCCCTGCACTATTCGCGCGAATGGCTGAATGAAATCGCCGCGCGCGCGGCTGCGGCCAATGTTCGGCTGCATTTCGATGCGATGTGGCCCGATTCGGCGGAGCCTACGTTGGCGCTCATGGAGGAATTGCGCGCGCGACAAACCAACTTGAGCTGCACCTTGCCGGGCCGCTGGCAACGCAGTCTGACCGATGCCGCGCGCATCAACGAATGGCAAATCCCCGTGCGCGTCGTCAAAGGCCAGTGGGCCGATCCTGAGCATCCCGACATTGATTTGCGCGCGGGCTACCTGGCCGTGATCGAACGGCTGGCCGGACGCGCCGCGCACGTGGCGGTCGCGACGCACGATCATGAGCTGGCGGCAATGGCGCTTGAACGGTTGATCAAAGCGGGCACATCTTGCGAATTGGAATTGCTCTTTGGTTTGCCGACACGCGCGGTCTTGCGTGTGGCTCGTTCCGCAGGCGTGCCGGTGCGGATATACGTGCCCTATGGCGCAGCCTGGGCGCCATACTGCCTGTCGCAAGCGCGGCGCAATCCGCGCATCTTGTGGTGGGTGCTGCGCGATGCGACGTTGGGACGGGCGGCAACGATGATGGAAACAGCTTATGGAACTCGGGTACGCACCGCTGCCAGCGTGCAGTCTCGGCCATAA
- a CDS encoding DinB family protein, with product MRTKTLRILCAVLAAAVFSVSALAQADAKKAEDKRAPIVRETESNWKRAKTWTLAYIDAMPAEAMSFKATPQVRSFAEQMLHLAFWNFGFVEVMGGKASPYGKKQETLESREDMKTKAALRKVVEESYDTVLTSLNGLDEAKLLEVVPFFSTKMTRLGALTAALDHQTHHRGQTTVYLRLKGVTPPPEP from the coding sequence ATGCGAACAAAAACGCTGCGAATACTTTGCGCTGTCCTGGCTGCGGCGGTCTTTTCCGTCAGCGCGCTAGCCCAGGCCGACGCCAAGAAAGCCGAGGACAAGCGCGCGCCCATCGTGCGCGAGACTGAATCCAACTGGAAACGCGCCAAAACCTGGACGCTCGCTTACATTGATGCCATGCCTGCGGAAGCCATGAGTTTCAAAGCGACGCCGCAAGTGCGCAGCTTTGCCGAACAGATGCTGCATCTGGCGTTCTGGAATTTCGGCTTTGTCGAAGTGATGGGCGGGAAGGCCAGCCCTTACGGCAAAAAGCAGGAAACGCTGGAAAGCCGCGAGGACATGAAAACCAAGGCTGCGTTGCGCAAAGTCGTCGAAGAGAGTTACGACACGGTGCTGACCTCGTTGAATGGGCTGGATGAAGCGAAGCTGCTCGAGGTCGTCCCGTTTTTCAGCACGAAGATGACGCGGCTGGGCGCGCTCACCGCCGCGCTTGATCATCAAACACATCATCGCGGCCAGACAACGGTGTATCTGCGTTTGAAAGGCGTCACGCCGCCGCCTGAGCCGTAA